One genomic region from Thermoleptolyngbya sichuanensis A183 encodes:
- a CDS encoding transposase: protein MSPTSRLYDALNDFLRQCDIQWQDARHLQTLCWMIIGMIGSQNVHLNGFGVYVRSRAQMAQSHQRRFRRWLSNRRINVASAHHALIGQALSNWQTQRLYLSLDTTVVWNCFCIVWVAVVYRGRTVPVAWKVVAQSSSTVRLWTIQRVLRQAQRLMPEGVAIVLLADRGFADGKLMKYLRENLGWHFRIRIKRSFQFQHQGQWRQVSSVQLQPGQAYFTPAVSVGRTKPYDNVYLAFAHDKLSSENWTIVSDEPTNLQTFAQYRLRFQVEESFLDLKSNGFNLEASRLRDKVALSQLCGVIALTMLFLVLQGVQVVASGKRRQVDAHWKRGMSYLKLGWNWIRLAITHQWKIHVYQFLSCSPDPQPAIASRRQHDDSLKREFTVLSRIPAS, encoded by the coding sequence ATGTCACCGACTTCCCGTCTTTATGATGCGTTGAATGATTTTCTGCGTCAATGCGACATTCAGTGGCAGGATGCTCGCCATCTGCAAACACTGTGCTGGATGATCATTGGCATGATTGGAAGCCAAAACGTTCATCTCAATGGATTTGGGGTGTATGTGAGGAGTCGCGCTCAAATGGCTCAATCCCACCAACGCCGGTTTCGCCGCTGGTTGTCGAATCGGCGGATCAATGTCGCGTCCGCTCATCATGCGCTGATTGGGCAGGCTCTGTCCAACTGGCAGACCCAACGACTCTACTTAAGCCTCGATACAACGGTCGTATGGAATTGTTTCTGCATCGTCTGGGTCGCAGTGGTGTACCGAGGAAGAACGGTTCCGGTCGCTTGGAAAGTGGTGGCGCAATCAAGCAGCACCGTCAGGTTGTGGACGATTCAACGGGTACTGCGGCAAGCGCAACGGCTGATGCCCGAGGGTGTCGCGATTGTCCTTTTGGCAGACCGAGGGTTTGCCGATGGCAAGTTGATGAAATACCTCCGGGAGAATCTGGGTTGGCATTTCCGCATCCGCATCAAACGCTCCTTCCAATTTCAGCACCAAGGGCAGTGGCGCCAGGTATCGTCGGTTCAATTGCAACCAGGACAAGCTTACTTTACGCCTGCAGTGTCGGTGGGTAGAACAAAGCCCTACGACAATGTTTACCTTGCCTTTGCCCACGACAAACTCAGCAGCGAGAATTGGACAATTGTGAGTGATGAGCCGACGAACTTGCAGACGTTTGCCCAATATCGACTGAGATTTCAGGTGGAGGAGTCGTTTTTGGATTTGAAGTCCAACGGGTTTAATCTCGAAGCCTCCAGACTCAGAGACAAGGTTGCCCTTTCCCAGTTGTGTGGGGTAATCGCCTTGACGATGCTGTTCTTAGTTCTCCAAGGGGTGCAAGTGGTCGCATCCGGCAAGCGTCGCCAAGTCGATGCTCACTGGAAGCGCGGCATGAGTTATCTCAAGCTGGGCTGGAATTGGATTCGGCTGGCTATCACTCACCAGTGGAAGATTCACGTTTATCAGTTCCTCTCCTGTTCACCTGACCCTCAACCTGCCATCGCATCAAGGCGACAACACGATGACTCCCTAAAGCGTGAATTCACTGTCCTCAGCCGTATTCCAGCTTCTTAG
- a CDS encoding TolC family protein — protein sequence MRSLSIFLSATVSVTAALLSAEAIRAEANIPAPASLEPAPEPAPDGGEASQSQSPSIRPALARRRQRADRAADWATLAALGGVRRDAAGERDAGDPDGTTAIAQSAEPAKAIARLAAGGQRNGDRPSPAATPSATPLVAQTVTQTEPVPFPPATDPEPAPAPSAAPADIPAVPAESEMETRPLQPVSNTFTDGFPENLEPHPNPLLFPTRPGEVRTSEPQPITLQQAIELARRNNRQLQIAELELEQARAQLREARAANLPTAQIGADLTFTENTDRPQPSIFNPNPPQESDITTSLGGNLRVDYDLFTSGQRSATIRAAEGQVRLRELEVERLSEQLRLDVSNDFYDVQEADENVRIAQDTVRQAEQSLRDALALEQAGVGTRFDVLQAQVELANAQQELVQALSEQQTNRRRLVRRLDLSQTVNLVAADAVTPAEDWTLSLEESIVLAYKNRAELEQQLVQRDVARQQRRAALAALGPQVALFGQYQVENPTNDQNPDFRDIYQFGVRASMTLFDGGRARAQARQQEMNMAIAEASFADNRDAIRLEVEQAFYSLQANRTNIATAEAGVEQARESLRLARLRFQAGVGTQTEVLRAQTDLTRAEVNLVRAVLGYNRSLVTLQRAISNLPDGFLAENPLGRGDRIRNTR from the coding sequence ATGCGATCGCTCTCAATTTTTTTGTCTGCTACCGTTAGCGTTACCGCCGCCCTGCTCTCTGCCGAAGCCATCCGCGCCGAGGCCAACATTCCCGCCCCGGCATCCCTGGAACCCGCGCCAGAACCTGCACCTGATGGAGGGGAAGCGTCCCAATCCCAATCCCCCTCGATTCGACCCGCATTGGCGCGACGCAGGCAGCGGGCAGATCGAGCCGCCGATTGGGCAACCCTGGCGGCACTGGGAGGGGTTCGACGAGACGCTGCAGGCGAGAGAGACGCAGGTGACCCAGACGGCACAACGGCGATCGCCCAGTCCGCTGAACCCGCAAAGGCGATCGCCCGGCTGGCTGCTGGTGGTCAACGCAATGGCGATCGCCCCTCGCCAGCGGCAACACCAAGCGCAACGCCTCTAGTTGCCCAGACAGTTACCCAGACCGAGCCAGTTCCCTTTCCTCCCGCGACCGATCCTGAACCAGCACCCGCCCCATCCGCCGCGCCTGCTGACATTCCAGCAGTTCCAGCAGAGTCAGAGATGGAGACACGTCCGCTCCAGCCCGTCAGCAATACCTTCACCGATGGCTTTCCAGAAAACCTGGAACCCCATCCCAATCCTTTGCTGTTTCCAACCCGCCCCGGAGAAGTCCGCACCAGCGAACCGCAGCCGATTACGCTCCAGCAGGCCATCGAGCTAGCCCGACGCAACAACCGCCAGCTTCAGATTGCAGAACTGGAGCTAGAGCAAGCCCGCGCCCAACTTCGAGAAGCCCGCGCTGCCAACCTGCCCACCGCCCAAATCGGAGCCGACCTGACGTTTACAGAAAATACCGATCGCCCTCAGCCTTCTATCTTCAACCCCAATCCCCCGCAAGAATCAGACATTACGACCAGTTTGGGAGGAAACCTCCGAGTTGACTATGACCTGTTTACCTCTGGGCAGCGATCAGCCACGATTCGTGCGGCTGAAGGTCAGGTGCGATTGCGAGAGCTAGAGGTGGAGCGTCTGTCTGAGCAACTGCGGCTGGATGTCAGCAACGACTTTTACGATGTGCAAGAGGCCGATGAGAACGTCCGGATTGCTCAGGATACGGTACGACAGGCGGAGCAAAGTTTGCGGGACGCACTGGCGCTGGAACAGGCTGGCGTAGGCACTCGGTTTGATGTCTTGCAGGCGCAGGTCGAGTTGGCCAATGCCCAGCAAGAACTGGTGCAAGCGCTGAGTGAGCAGCAGACCAATCGACGGCGACTGGTACGCCGACTGGATCTGTCCCAGACGGTGAATCTGGTGGCGGCTGATGCGGTGACTCCAGCAGAGGATTGGACACTCTCGCTGGAAGAAAGCATCGTGTTGGCTTATAAAAACCGGGCAGAACTGGAGCAGCAGTTGGTGCAGCGAGATGTGGCCCGCCAGCAGCGACGGGCCGCTTTGGCCGCTTTGGGCCCCCAGGTAGCACTATTTGGTCAGTATCAGGTTGAAAATCCTACCAACGATCAAAATCCAGACTTCAGAGATATTTACCAGTTTGGGGTACGGGCTTCGATGACGCTGTTTGATGGGGGGCGAGCTAGGGCGCAGGCCCGTCAGCAGGAGATGAATATGGCGATCGCCGAAGCATCTTTTGCAGACAACCGCGATGCTATTCGGTTGGAAGTGGAGCAAGCCTTCTACTCGCTCCAGGCCAACAGAACCAACATTGCGACTGCTGAAGCGGGCGTGGAACAGGCGCGAGAATCGCTGCGGCTGGCGCGTCTCCGGTTCCAGGCAGGCGTGGGCACCCAAACTGAAGTGCTGCGAGCGCAAACCGACCTGACGCGAGCAGAGGTCAACTTGGTGCGGGCGGTGCTGGGCTACAACCGCTCTCTGGTGACGCTCCAGCGGGCCATCAGCAACCTGCCAGACGGCTTTCTGGCCGAAAATCCCCTGGGTCGGGGCGATCGCATTCGCAATACCCGGTGA
- a CDS encoding tetratricopeptide repeat protein, producing MGTSVDITAANFAQEVTQKSYEKPVLVDFFATWCGPCQLLKPMLEKLLQEYDFVLAKVDIDQNPDLANAYGVEGVPDVRIVVDGAMQNGFVGVLPEPQLRELLGKLNLHSALEQGLAEIRAARAAGDVNQVKQRFTDLIQAYPTDARLMLEAAEFLVSQGQIESAEKLLSPIPERDKDLFRRAQAVRGLIAFHRDLASPAEPGELETKYRQAEQHALEGNYEAAFAGFLEIVAGDRKFRQDGARKAMIVLFDLLGDDHPLTRSYRKQLMQTMY from the coding sequence ATGGGCACTTCTGTTGACATTACGGCAGCCAACTTCGCGCAAGAAGTGACGCAAAAATCCTACGAAAAACCAGTGCTGGTGGATTTTTTCGCCACCTGGTGTGGACCCTGCCAGTTGCTCAAGCCGATGCTAGAAAAGCTGTTGCAAGAGTACGATTTCGTGCTGGCAAAGGTGGATATTGACCAAAATCCTGACCTGGCCAATGCCTACGGTGTAGAAGGCGTGCCGGATGTGCGGATTGTGGTGGATGGCGCAATGCAGAATGGCTTTGTCGGCGTGCTGCCAGAACCGCAGTTGCGCGAGCTATTGGGCAAGCTGAATTTGCACTCGGCGCTGGAGCAAGGGCTGGCAGAGATTCGGGCGGCGCGGGCTGCGGGCGATGTAAACCAGGTGAAGCAACGATTCACAGACCTGATTCAGGCTTACCCGACCGATGCACGGCTGATGCTGGAGGCGGCAGAATTTTTGGTCAGCCAGGGGCAAATCGAGTCGGCAGAGAAGCTGCTGTCGCCGATTCCTGAGCGGGATAAAGACCTGTTTCGGCGGGCGCAGGCGGTGCGCGGGCTGATCGCGTTTCACCGAGACTTGGCCAGTCCTGCGGAACCGGGCGAACTGGAGACGAAATATCGGCAAGCAGAGCAGCACGCCCTGGAAGGCAATTACGAAGCGGCGTTTGCAGGCTTTCTGGAGATCGTGGCGGGCGATCGCAAGTTTCGGCAGGACGGGGCCCGCAAGGCGATGATCGTGCTGTTCGACCTGCTGGGCGACGACCACCCGCTGACCCGCAGCTATCGCAAACAGTTGATGCAAACGATGTATTAA
- a CDS encoding GDP-L-fucose synthase family protein has translation MPLSFSNQRILVTGGAGFLGKQVVNQLIHAGADPAKITVPRSRDYDLTQMEACRRAVDQQDIVIHLAAHVGGIGLNREKPAELFYDNLMMGAQLIHAAYEAGVKKFTCVGTICAYPKFTPVPFKEDDLWNGYPEETNAPYGVAKKALLVQLQAYRQQYGFDGIYLLPVNLYGPEDNFDPRSSHVIPALIRKVHEAQLRGERTIPVWGDGSPTREFLYSTDAARGIVMGTQFYAEPEPVNLGTGYEISIKDLITLICELMDYDGELVWETDKPNGQPRRCLDTQRAKDKFGFTAEVEFRQGLNNTIEWYRQHAA, from the coding sequence ATGCCCCTCTCCTTCTCCAACCAACGAATTCTCGTCACGGGCGGTGCCGGATTCCTCGGCAAGCAGGTGGTGAACCAACTCATCCACGCGGGTGCCGACCCCGCCAAGATTACGGTGCCCCGCTCTCGCGACTATGACCTGACGCAGATGGAGGCGTGCCGTCGCGCCGTTGACCAGCAAGACATTGTGATTCATCTCGCAGCCCATGTCGGCGGCATCGGGCTGAATCGGGAAAAGCCTGCGGAACTGTTCTACGACAACCTGATGATGGGGGCGCAACTGATTCATGCTGCCTATGAAGCGGGGGTGAAGAAGTTTACCTGTGTGGGCACGATTTGCGCCTATCCCAAGTTCACGCCTGTGCCGTTCAAGGAAGATGACCTGTGGAATGGCTACCCGGAGGAGACCAATGCTCCCTATGGGGTGGCGAAGAAGGCGCTGTTGGTGCAGCTTCAGGCGTATCGTCAGCAGTATGGGTTTGATGGCATTTACCTGCTGCCGGTGAATCTGTATGGACCGGAGGATAATTTTGACCCGCGCAGTTCTCATGTGATTCCGGCGCTGATTCGCAAGGTGCATGAGGCGCAGTTGCGCGGGGAGAGGACGATTCCGGTGTGGGGGGATGGTTCGCCGACGCGGGAGTTTCTCTATTCCACCGATGCGGCGCGGGGGATTGTGATGGGGACGCAGTTCTATGCGGAGCCGGAGCCTGTGAATTTGGGGACGGGCTATGAGATTTCTATCAAGGATCTGATTACGCTGATTTGTGAACTGATGGACTATGACGGGGAACTGGTTTGGGAGACTGATAAGCCCAATGGGCAGCCCCGCAGGTGTCTCGATACGCAGCGGGCTAAGGATAAGTTTGGCTTTACCGCAGAGGTGGAGTTCCGCCAAGGCTTGAACAATACGATCGAGTGGTATCGGCAGCACGCGGCGTAG
- a CDS encoding peptide ABC transporter substrate-binding protein, producing the protein MFLNRWQRRLLPFVCSALLCLMLAIACGPSPPASQRPTASPAADASASVLKLLYWQAPTILNPHLSNGFKDSEASRITLEPLASYDAGGNLIPILAADVPTLENGGVVADGRSVTWKLKPGLKWSDGEPFSAADVVFTHQFVTNPEVAAISAATYEIIESVEALDETTVKITFKEPNPAWSNVFVGTEGMVLPRHSFAEYLGAQSREAPANLMPVGTGPYRVVEFKPGDVVIYEPNPNYRGADSLGFSRVELKGGGDAVSAARAVLQTGDVDFAYNLQVEAPILEQLAGAGRGEVVANFGSLMERILINFSDPSADVDGERSHVSRPHPFLTDPAVRRALSLAIDRGAIATQLYGRTGKPTANFLVAPESFSSPNTSYQFDPTAAQQALEDAGWRDTNGDGIRDKNGVPLQLVFQTSVNPLRQKTQEILKQAWESIGFRVELKSIDASIFFDSSPTNPDNTGHFYADLQMYTTGNTNPDPGSYMKTYLCSEIAQKANNWSKDNVSRYCNSAYDALWQQVASELDPEARRQIFIQMNDLLVTDIAVIPLVHRAETAGVGDRLAGVNLTPWDLNTWNIAEWRRK; encoded by the coding sequence ATGTTTCTAAACCGCTGGCAGCGCCGCCTGTTGCCGTTCGTTTGCAGCGCCCTGCTGTGCCTGATGCTGGCGATCGCCTGCGGCCCTTCGCCACCCGCCTCCCAACGCCCAACGGCCAGCCCAGCGGCGGATGCCTCGGCCAGCGTCCTCAAGCTGCTCTACTGGCAAGCGCCGACGATCTTGAATCCGCACCTGTCTAACGGCTTCAAGGACTCGGAAGCCAGCCGCATTACCCTGGAGCCGCTGGCCAGCTACGATGCTGGGGGGAATCTGATTCCGATCTTGGCGGCAGACGTGCCTACGCTGGAAAACGGCGGCGTAGTGGCAGACGGTCGCTCCGTCACCTGGAAGTTGAAGCCGGGGCTGAAATGGTCGGACGGGGAGCCGTTTTCAGCGGCGGATGTGGTGTTTACGCATCAGTTTGTGACGAATCCAGAGGTGGCGGCGATTTCGGCGGCGACCTACGAAATCATCGAGTCCGTAGAGGCGCTGGACGAGACGACGGTCAAAATCACCTTCAAAGAGCCAAATCCCGCCTGGAGCAACGTCTTCGTGGGCACAGAGGGGATGGTGCTGCCCCGGCATTCGTTTGCCGAGTATCTGGGCGCACAGTCGCGGGAGGCTCCGGCTAACCTGATGCCTGTGGGCACGGGCCCCTATCGCGTGGTGGAGTTCAAACCCGGTGATGTCGTGATTTATGAGCCAAACCCCAACTATCGCGGGGCAGACTCGCTGGGGTTTTCTCGCGTTGAACTGAAGGGCGGCGGCGATGCGGTGTCGGCGGCGCGGGCGGTGCTGCAAACGGGCGATGTGGACTTTGCCTATAACCTGCAAGTGGAAGCGCCGATCTTGGAGCAGTTGGCGGGGGCGGGGCGGGGCGAAGTGGTGGCCAACTTTGGCTCGCTGATGGAGCGAATTTTGATTAACTTCTCTGATCCCAGTGCAGACGTGGACGGAGAGCGATCGCACGTCAGCCGTCCCCACCCGTTTCTGACAGACCCCGCAGTGCGGCGGGCGCTCAGCCTGGCCATCGATCGAGGGGCGATCGCCACCCAGCTTTATGGCCGCACAGGCAAACCCACGGCCAATTTCCTGGTGGCTCCAGAATCCTTCAGTTCCCCCAACACCAGCTACCAGTTTGACCCGACCGCTGCCCAGCAAGCACTCGAAGACGCAGGCTGGAGAGATACCAACGGCGACGGCATCCGCGATAAAAACGGCGTGCCCCTCCAGCTGGTGTTCCAGACCTCCGTCAACCCGCTGCGCCAAAAGACTCAGGAAATCCTGAAGCAGGCGTGGGAATCCATCGGCTTTCGGGTGGAGCTAAAAAGCATTGATGCCAGCATTTTCTTCGACAGCAGCCCCACCAACCCCGACAATACCGGCCACTTTTACGCCGACCTGCAAATGTACACCACGGGCAACACCAACCCCGACCCCGGCTCCTACATGAAAACCTACCTTTGCAGCGAAATCGCCCAAAAAGCCAACAATTGGTCCAAAGACAACGTTTCGCGCTACTGCAACTCCGCCTACGATGCCCTGTGGCAGCAGGTGGCCAGTGAACTCGACCCCGAAGCCCGGCGGCAAATCTTTATTCAGATGAACGATCTGCTGGTGACCGATATCGCCGTCATTCCCTTGGTGCATCGCGCAGAAACCGCAGGAGTGGGCGATCGCCTTGCAGGAGTAAACCTGACTCCGTGGGATTTGAACACCTGGAATATTGCCGAGTGGCGACGGAAATAG
- a CDS encoding ABC transporter permease → MSFVAKPADIAVSKKLHLSRSKSGLDLWTLAVGAIALLIAAPVLVVAASLFTPAWDVWQHLAATVLGRYVANSLALMLGVGAGVVVLGTGTAWLVTMTQFPGRGILSWALLLPLAFPAYLLAYTYTELLDYYGPVQTGLRSLFGFQSAQDYWFPPIRSLGGAIALLVLTLYPYVYLLARVAFGEQSVCTLEASRSLGCNPWQSFWRVALPLARPAIAAGTALALMETLGDFGTVQYFSVDTFTTGIYRTWFGMGERAAASQLAALLMLFVLALIVLEQWFRRQGRYYQKRGKSYSQSRFRLGGWRSGLAIAACVVPLLLGFLVPAGLLLHMTLRNLNQLTDPRLWGFAKNSFLAAALTAGLAGAIALLLAYGVRLRPNGWMNLSLRTSALGYAIPGSVIAVGVLVPLGAFDNSVDAWMQRTFGISTGLLLSGTIAALVFAYLVRFLAVALNSVESGLERIKPSLDNAARSLGENSLGVLQRVHAPLMGGSLLSAALLVFVDVMKELPATLIVRPFNFDTLAVRVYQLASDERLAESSAAALVIVAVGLVPVILLSQQIAGGDRN, encoded by the coding sequence ATGAGCTTTGTTGCAAAACCGGCGGACATCGCCGTTTCCAAAAAATTGCATCTTTCTCGCAGTAAGTCCGGGCTAGACCTGTGGACGCTGGCGGTGGGGGCGATCGCCCTGCTGATTGCTGCACCCGTGCTGGTGGTGGCGGCCAGCCTGTTTACGCCTGCCTGGGACGTATGGCAACACCTCGCCGCCACGGTGCTGGGGCGCTACGTGGCGAACTCTCTGGCGCTCATGCTGGGCGTAGGCGCGGGGGTAGTTGTGCTGGGCACGGGCACGGCCTGGCTGGTAACGATGACGCAGTTTCCAGGACGCGGCATTCTCAGTTGGGCGCTGCTGCTGCCGCTGGCCTTTCCCGCCTATCTCCTGGCCTACACCTACACCGAACTGCTGGACTATTATGGCCCGGTGCAAACGGGCCTGCGATCCCTCTTTGGGTTCCAGTCGGCGCAGGACTACTGGTTTCCGCCGATTCGATCCCTGGGCGGGGCGATCGCGCTGCTAGTGCTGACGCTCTATCCCTATGTCTACCTGCTGGCACGGGTGGCCTTTGGGGAACAGTCGGTCTGCACGCTGGAAGCCAGCCGTAGCCTGGGCTGCAACCCCTGGCAGAGCTTTTGGCGGGTGGCGCTGCCGCTGGCCCGGCCGGCGATCGCCGCTGGCACGGCCCTGGCGCTGATGGAAACCCTGGGCGACTTTGGCACGGTGCAATATTTCAGCGTAGACACCTTTACCACGGGCATCTATCGCACCTGGTTTGGCATGGGCGAACGGGCAGCCGCGTCCCAACTGGCGGCGCTGCTGATGCTGTTTGTGCTGGCGCTGATTGTGCTGGAGCAGTGGTTTCGCCGCCAGGGGCGCTATTACCAAAAACGCGGCAAATCCTATAGCCAGAGCCGCTTTCGGCTGGGGGGCTGGCGCAGCGGACTGGCGATCGCCGCCTGCGTAGTTCCCCTGCTGCTGGGCTTTCTGGTTCCCGCCGGACTGCTGCTGCACATGACCCTGCGAAATCTGAACCAGCTTACCGACCCGCGCCTCTGGGGGTTTGCCAAAAACAGCTTCCTGGCAGCAGCGCTGACGGCGGGGCTAGCGGGGGCGATCGCCCTCCTGCTGGCCTACGGCGTGCGGCTGCGTCCCAACGGGTGGATGAACCTGTCGCTGCGAACGTCGGCCCTGGGCTATGCCATTCCCGGCTCGGTGATTGCGGTCGGCGTGCTGGTGCCCCTGGGCGCGTTCGACAACTCTGTCGATGCCTGGATGCAGCGCACCTTTGGCATTTCCACCGGGCTGCTGCTGAGCGGCACGATCGCGGCGCTGGTGTTTGCCTATCTGGTGCGGTTCCTGGCTGTGGCGCTGAATTCGGTCGAGTCGGGTCTGGAGCGAATCAAGCCCAGTCTGGACAATGCCGCGCGATCGCTCGGCGAAAATTCCCTCGGCGTGCTGCAGCGAGTCCATGCGCCCCTGATGGGCGGCAGTCTGCTCAGTGCGGCGCTGCTGGTGTTTGTGGACGTGATGAAGGAACTGCCCGCCACGCTGATCGTGCGCCCGTTTAACTTCGACACGCTGGCGGTGCGGGTCTACCAGCTTGCGTCCGACGAGCGGCTGGCGGAATCTTCAGCGGCGGCGCTGGTGATTGTGGCGGTGGGGCTGGTGCCCGTAATCTTGCTCAGCCAGCAGATTGCCGGGGGCGATCGCAATTAA
- the gmd gene encoding GDP-mannose 4,6-dehydratase, whose product MSERKRALITGITGQDGSYLSEMLLEKGYEVHGIIRRTSTFNTDRIDHIYEDPHNENARLFLHYGDLTDGTTLRRILEHVQPHEIYNLGAQSHVRVSFDAPEYTADAVGMGTLRLLEALRDYQQRTGNEVRFYQAGSSEMYGKVQAVPQSESTPFYPRSPYACAKVYAHWQTVNYRESYGLFACNGILFNHESPRRGETFVTRKITRAVARIVAGQQKKLYMGNLDAKRDWGYAKDYVQAMWLMLQQDQPDDYVVATGETHEVREFLELAFGYVNLNWQDYVEFDERYLRPAEVDLLIGDPTKAKTQLGWQPSVSFEQLVYLMVEADLKALGLIPLNGNSAQTVLDHATIRQAAGTSATP is encoded by the coding sequence ATGTCAGAGCGGAAACGGGCACTGATCACAGGCATCACAGGACAAGACGGGTCATACCTGAGCGAGATGCTCCTAGAGAAGGGATACGAAGTCCACGGCATCATCCGCCGCACCTCCACCTTCAACACCGACCGCATCGACCATATCTACGAAGACCCCCACAACGAAAACGCCCGCCTGTTTCTGCACTACGGCGACCTGACCGACGGCACCACCCTGCGGCGCATCCTCGAACACGTGCAGCCTCACGAAATCTACAACCTAGGCGCACAATCCCACGTGCGCGTCAGCTTCGATGCCCCCGAATACACCGCCGATGCCGTCGGCATGGGCACCCTGCGGCTCCTAGAAGCCCTGCGGGACTACCAGCAGCGCACCGGCAACGAAGTCCGCTTCTACCAAGCAGGCTCCTCCGAAATGTACGGCAAAGTGCAAGCCGTGCCCCAAAGCGAAAGCACCCCCTTCTACCCGCGCAGCCCCTACGCCTGCGCCAAAGTCTACGCCCACTGGCAAACCGTCAACTACCGCGAATCCTACGGCTTATTTGCCTGCAACGGCATCCTGTTCAACCACGAATCTCCCCGCCGGGGCGAAACCTTTGTCACCCGCAAAATCACCCGCGCCGTCGCCCGCATCGTCGCCGGTCAGCAAAAGAAACTCTACATGGGCAACCTAGATGCCAAACGGGACTGGGGCTACGCCAAAGACTACGTGCAAGCCATGTGGCTAATGCTGCAACAAGACCAGCCCGACGACTATGTCGTTGCCACTGGCGAAACCCACGAAGTGAGAGAATTCCTGGAACTCGCCTTTGGTTACGTCAACCTCAACTGGCAAGACTACGTCGAGTTCGACGAACGCTACCTGCGCCCCGCCGAAGTTGACCTGCTGATTGGCGACCCCACCAAAGCCAAGACCCAACTCGGCTGGCAGCCCAGCGTCAGCTTCGAGCAGTTGGTCTACCTGATGGTCGAAGCCGACCTCAAAGCCCTGGGTCTCATCCCCCTCAACGGCAACAGCGCCCAGACCGTCCTCGACCACGCCACCATCCGGCAAGCCGCAGGCACAAGCGCAACGCCCTAG
- a CDS encoding SDR family oxidoreductase gives MTEQPYVFLAGASRGVGFELARWLLQRGIPTQALLRLPPDTDGTPSPAQAELESLGAAIAIGDALDAEAVNRAMQGPPFNAPPWAVVSTIGGIGPDGRRADFLGNKVLIDAAVQAGVRKFVLVSSIGAGKSAIALPPQVLQTLGPVLAEKEQAEEYLMASGLTYTVVRPGGLKSEPATGNAVLTPDVAIAGSIHRADVADLVGRCLFSERVNGCILSAVDRGLLYGKTAFEVVPLEDVNFCS, from the coding sequence ATGACCGAGCAACCTTATGTTTTTTTAGCAGGTGCTAGCCGGGGCGTGGGGTTCGAGCTGGCGCGTTGGCTATTGCAGCGGGGCATTCCCACCCAGGCGCTGCTGCGGCTGCCGCCCGATACCGATGGAACACCCTCGCCTGCGCAGGCAGAGTTGGAGTCTCTGGGTGCGGCGATCGCCATTGGGGATGCGCTGGATGCCGAGGCGGTCAACCGTGCTATGCAGGGGCCACCCTTCAACGCGCCACCCTGGGCAGTGGTCAGCACAATTGGCGGCATCGGGCCAGACGGGCGGCGGGCTGATTTTTTGGGCAACAAGGTGCTGATCGACGCGGCCGTGCAGGCGGGGGTGCGGAAATTTGTGTTGGTGTCGTCCATTGGTGCGGGCAAAAGCGCGATCGCCCTGCCGCCGCAAGTGCTGCAAACCTTGGGGCCAGTCTTGGCAGAGAAAGAGCAGGCAGAGGAATACCTGATGGCCAGCGGGCTGACCTATACGGTTGTGCGTCCTGGCGGACTAAAGTCGGAACCCGCCACAGGCAACGCAGTGCTAACGCCGGATGTGGCGATCGCTGGCAGTATCCACCGGGCTGATGTGGCCGATTTGGTGGGGCGCTGTTTGTTTTCCGAACGGGTCAACGGCTGCATCCTGTCGGCTGTCGATCGAGGTCTGCTCTATGGCAAGACCGCGTTTGAGGTCGTGCCTCTGGAGGATGTAAATTTCTGCTCTTGA